In Streptomyces sp. TLI_146, the genomic stretch GAGTTCGACGGGTGGCTGCGCGCGTACCGCGAGGCACAGCATCTTTCCGTAATGGGTGAGTATCTCCTGGCGGATGGCCGAGCTCCGCTCGACCCTTTTCCGCTCGGACAGTGCCTGGAAAGGGGTGAAGGCCCCGAATATCCCGATGACGCAGATCAGCGTCACGATGACAAAGGGCCGCCCGCCCGATAAGTCGGTCCAGAACTTCCGGTCGGGGAAGTCGTACTGACGAGCCACCATGCAGATACTGGCCGCGAGCAGGATCAGACGATCCAGGATCTTGGCCGTCAAGGACCTCATTCGCACATTCTAGTGCGGACTCCCGCAGATGCCCCCGAGCAGTTCCTGAATTCTCCGCCGCTCCTGCGCTATTCCTCCACGCGGCCGGTGGCCAGCAGACTGATGTCGGATTTCTGGTGCTTCCAGGCAACTCCGGGAAGCGGGCGCACCGCGCCGAGGTGGTTTACGGACTCCGCCCGGCCGGTGCCCGTGGCCTCGCCGATGACATGGAACTCCAGCCCCGCGAGATCGAACTCGGCCCGGCACTTTTCGAGCTTTCCCGGATCCAGGGTGAAGGCGAGCTGGAAGTCGGAGGAGGCGCTCATCGACAGCGCCAGGGGTTCGACGCCCATGAGGTCGGCGACCATGCCCACGGCCGGCTCGACGGGCACGTCCTCCTCGACCACGCGGAACCCCACGCCGCTCGCCTGCGTGATCTGCTCGATGGTGGCCTTGAGGCCGTCCGAGGTGTCCTGGCAGGCCGTCGCGTACGCCTTCGCACCGAGGATCCTGCCTTCGGCGACCCGGGCCCGGGGACGCCTCCAGCCGTCCAGCAGCCTGCGCTCCACCTCTTCGGGCAGCCCCTTCTCGAACGTGTCCCGCTTGGGGAAGTAGGCGACGGCCGCTCCCAGCAGCCCGCACGGGCCGGTGACACAGAGCAGGTCGCCCGGGCGCGCACCGCTGCGCATCAGCGCGCTCCCCGGCTTGCACACCCCGAACGCCGTGGCGGAGAGGATGATCCGCTCGGCGTTCCCGATGTCGCCGCCGACGTTCAGCGTTCCGCAGTCCGTGCAGCCCTGGTGGATGCCCGCGATCACCTCCTGGAACTCCGCGTCGTCCACCTCGTGGGGATAGCGGACCACGCTGAGCACGCCGATCGGGGTGGCTCCCATGGCGGCGATGTCGCTGACGTTGGCGACGGCCAGGTAGTAGCCGATGTCGAACCCCGAGAGCAGCCCCATCTCGTAGAGGACGAACTTGGGGCCGCGGACGTAGTCCGAGCCGACGACCAGGCTCATGGGCGAGCTCAGGTCGTAGACGGCGCAGTCGTCCTTCGCGTCCGCCCCCGCGGTCAGCCGGACGTCGAGTCCGTCCGCGCCGACGCTCGTTCCCGACTGTCCGGTGAGGAACTCACCGATGAGCTGCTGCACCCTGGTCGGCTCGTCCGAGTAGGCCGGCTGGCGAGGAGTCACGATGTCCTGTTCTTCCCGGGGGCTCATGAGGTGTGCCGCCGCAGCCCGTGCAGGGCGGAGGCGAAGACGGCCGACGCCGGGCTGTAGG encodes the following:
- the thiL gene encoding thiamine-phosphate kinase yields the protein MTPRQPAYSDEPTRVQQLIGEFLTGQSGTSVGADGLDVRLTAGADAKDDCAVYDLSSPMSLVVGSDYVRGPKFVLYEMGLLSGFDIGYYLAVANVSDIAAMGATPIGVLSVVRYPHEVDDAEFQEVIAGIHQGCTDCGTLNVGGDIGNAERIILSATAFGVCKPGSALMRSGARPGDLLCVTGPCGLLGAAVAYFPKRDTFEKGLPEEVERRLLDGWRRPRARVAEGRILGAKAYATACQDTSDGLKATIEQITQASGVGFRVVEEDVPVEPAVGMVADLMGVEPLALSMSASSDFQLAFTLDPGKLEKCRAEFDLAGLEFHVIGEATGTGRAESVNHLGAVRPLPGVAWKHQKSDISLLATGRVEE